The Alosa sapidissima isolate fAloSap1 chromosome 5, fAloSap1.pri, whole genome shotgun sequence genome has a window encoding:
- the grk1b gene encoding rhodopsin kinase GRK1b: MDIGGLETVVANSAYVSARGSVDGAAAATMRDKKYRAKLELPHIKKFEHMKATVDSTFNSMCVTQPIGKRLFQQYLESDPTHKNAADLWKDIEDYNVAQEKDRQQKAQKIVNKYYESASKTFCSFLDEKAVSRVKEDLKNTRGDLFKESEQILLKHLEAKAHAGFKDSMYFLRFIQFKWLEGQSVAEDWFNDFRVLGKGGFGEVCACQMKATGKMYANKKLNKKRLKKRKGYEGAIVEKRILAKVHSRFIVTLAYAFQTKNDLCLVMTIMNGGDLRYHMYNVDEKNPGFNEQRACFYTAQIICGLEHLHQHRIVYRDLKPENVLLDDAGHVRLSDLGLAVELPPGKDKTKGYAGTPGFMAPELLEHKEYDYTVDYFTLGVTLYEMVAAKGPFRVRGEQVENDEVKRRILKDPVSYPDKFSKELKDICEGLMEKDPVKRLGFKDNECAELKNQAFFKELNWGRLEAGMLPPPFVPDPKQVYAKDIGDVGAFSTVKGVVLDNKDTEFYDDFSSGNIPIPWQEEMIETGVFGELNLWAEKGKLPNDLDPNFVPQVQGGACVLL, translated from the exons ATGGATATCGGTGGTCTGGAGACGGTGGTGGCCAACTCGGCCTACGTATCAGCACGAGGCAGCGTGGATGGCGCGGCCGCTGCCACCATGCGCGACAAGAAGTACCGCGCCAAACTCGAGCTGCCGCACATCAAGAAGTTTGAGCACATGAAGGCCACCGTCGACTCGACTTTCAACAGCATGTGTGTGACGCAGCCCATTGGCAAGCGCCTCTTCCAGCAGTACCTGGAGAGCGACCCCACGCACAAGAACGCCGCCGACCTCTGGAAGGACATCGAGGACTACAATGTGGCCCAGGAGAAGGACAGGCAACAGAAGGCTCAGAAGATCGTCAACAAGTACTACGAGTCGGCCTCCAAGACGTTCTGCAGCTTCCTTGACGAGAAGGCCGTGAGCCGCGTCAAGGAGGATCTCAAGAACACACGCGGCGACCTGTTCAAGGAGAGCGAACAGATCCTGCTCAAGCACCTGGAAGCCAAGGCCCACGCCGGCTTCAAGGACAGCATGTACTTCCTGCGCTTTATTCAGTTCAAGTGGCTGGAGGGCCAGTCAGTGGCGGAGGACTGGTTCAACGACTTCCGCGTGCTGGGCAAGGGCGGCTTTGGGGAGGTGTGCGCCTGCCAGATGAAGGCCACTGGGAAGATGTACGCCAACAAGAAGCTCAACAAAAAGAGGCTGAAGAAGCGCAAAGGGTATGAG GGGGCTATCGTTGAGAAGAGGATCCTAGCCAAGGTGCACAGTCGCTTCATTGTGACGCTGGCGTATGCCTTCCAGACCAAGAATGATCTGTGTCTGGTCATGACTATCATGAATGGAGGAGACCTCAG GTATCACATGTATAACGTGGATGAGAAGAACCCAGGCTTCAATGAGCAGAGGGCATGCTTCTACACGGCTCAGATCATCTGTGGACTTGAGCATCTCCACCAGCACCGGATCGTCTACAGAGATCTCAAGCCTGAGAATGTTTTACTGGACGATGCAG GACACGTGCGTCTTTCAGACCTGGGTTTGGCTGTTGAACTCCCGCCAGGAAAAGACAAGACTAAGGGATATGCAGGCACCCCAG GCTTCATGGCCCCTGAGCTGCTGGAGCATAAAGAGTATGACTACACCGTGGACTACTTCACCCTGGGGGTCACCCTTTACGAGATGGTCGCCGCCAAAGGGCCTTTTCGCGTTCGAGGAGAACAG GTGGAAAATGATGAGGTGAAGCGGCGCATCCTGAAGGACCCGGTGTCCTACCCCGACAAGTTCAGCAAGGAGCTGAAGGACATCTGTGAGGGCCTGATGGAGAAGGACCCAGTCAAACGGCTCGGCTTCAAGGACAACGAATGCGCTGAGCTCAAGAACCAAGCCTTCTTTAAAGAACTCAACTGGGGACGACTGGAAGCAG GCATGTTACCACCTCCATTCGTCCCGGACCCTAAACAGGTTTATGCAAAGGACATCGGTGACGTGGGCGCCTTCAGCACGGTCAAGGGCGTGGTCCTCGACAACAAGGACACCGAGTTCTATGACGACTTCTCCTCGGGCAACATCCCCATCCCCTGGCAGGAGGAGATGATAGAGACGGGTGTGTTCGGCGAGCTAAACCTCTGGGCCGAGAAAGGCAAGTTGCCCAACGACCTCGACCCCAACTTCGTCCCCCAGGTCCAGGGCGGGGCCTGCGTGCTGCTGTGA
- the LOC121710083 gene encoding uncharacterized protein LOC121710083 isoform X3, producing MGMDDPGPSKPLKGILKGTSRQQEPTVHQMDCPMSASAAGLPQTNLQSSSGTDVANAQGRQLKGILRNNLSDSVSDSNGKKRRKQQRWDEGNILATSCHSWLKTAAGCRDSKSGPHLCSITMLDDEFEEDRCLCKRKKSQSWDEISILETQHPSTQDTSSTQPCRWGTGNRTCVADGVKEDCRSIECFPEPQPMSPQPDPEPQAEESLEHPKPLDQVQVMDTSPVGMHLSLEAVSKAEGLEEDSTDKVIGHDESTHFEELRKAYIRESRQVLLDKAFQARCSDEDENDEEAENGTFPDLSLASAADSADAAHTDGSEWSGQTS from the exons ATGGGAATGGATGACCCTGGACCATCGAAACCCCTGAAAGGTATTCTCAAGGGCACATCCCGTCAGCAAGAGCCCACTGTGCACCAAATGGACTGTCCGATGAGCGCATCTGCGGCTGGCCTACCTCAGACCAACCTGCAGAGCAGCAGTGGTACTGATGTCGCTAATGCACAGGGTCGACAGCTGAAAGGCATCCTTCGAAATAATCTCAGTGACAGTGTGTCTGACTCGAACGGGAAGAAGCGTCG AAAGCAGCAAAGATGGGATGAAGGAAATATTCTTGCCACCAGCTGCCACTCATGGCTGAAGACTGCTGCTGGCTGCAGAGACTCCAAAAGTGGACCACATCT CTGCAGCATAACCATGTTGGATGACGAATTTGAAGAGGACAGGTGCCTGTGCAAAAG GAAGAAGTCTCAGAGTTGGGATGAAATAAGTATCTTGGAGACGCAGCATCCCAGCACGCAAGACACCTCCTCCACACAGCCCTGCCGCTGGGGCACAGGGAACAGGACTTG TGTTGCTGATGGTGTTAAAGAGGACTGCAGGAGTATTGAGTGCTTTCCTGAACCGCAGCCTATGAGCCCTCAACCAGACCCAGAGCCTCAGGCCGA AGAGTCACTTGAGCACCCCAAGCCACTGGACCAGGTGCAAGTCATGGACACCTCACCTGTAGGCATGCATCTCTCACTGGAGGCTGTCTCAAAGGCAGAGGGGCTGGAGGAGGACAGCACAGACAAAGTGATAGGTCATGACG agagcacacacTTTGAGGAGCTGAGGAAAGCATACATCAGGGAGAGCCGTCAGGTTCTGTTGGATAAGGCCTTTCAGGCGAGATGCAGCGATGAGGATGAAAATGACGAAGAGGCGGAAAATGGAACATTTCCTGACCTCAGTCTGGCCTCAGCTGCCGACTCTGCTGATGCTGCACACACTGATGGCAGTGAATGGAGTGGCCAGACAAGCTAA
- the LOC121710083 gene encoding uncharacterized protein LOC121710083 isoform X2, which translates to MGMDDPGPSKPLKGILKGTSRQQEPTVHQMDCPMSASAAGLPQTNLQSSSGTDVANAQGRQLKGILRNNLSDSVSDSNGKKRRRKCIHPVCGRKQQRWDEGNILATSCHSWLKTAAGCRDSKSGPHLCSITMLDDEFEEDRCLCKRKKSQSWDEISILETQHPSTQDTSSTQPCRWGTGNRTCVADGVKEDCRSIECFPEPQPMSPQPDPEPQAEESLEHPKPLDQVQVMDTSPVGMHLSLEAVSKAEGLEEDSTDKVIGHDESTHFEELRKAYIRESRQVLLDKAFQARCSDEDENDEEAENGTFPDLSLASAADSADAAHTDGSEWSGQTS; encoded by the exons ATGGGAATGGATGACCCTGGACCATCGAAACCCCTGAAAGGTATTCTCAAGGGCACATCCCGTCAGCAAGAGCCCACTGTGCACCAAATGGACTGTCCGATGAGCGCATCTGCGGCTGGCCTACCTCAGACCAACCTGCAGAGCAGCAGTGGTACTGATGTCGCTAATGCACAGGGTCGACAGCTGAAAGGCATCCTTCGAAATAATCTCAGTGACAGTGTGTCTGACTCGAACGGGAAGAAGCGTCG GAGAAAATGTATCCACCCTGTATGTGGTAGAAAGCAGCAAAGATGGGATGAAGGAAATATTCTTGCCACCAGCTGCCACTCATGGCTGAAGACTGCTGCTGGCTGCAGAGACTCCAAAAGTGGACCACATCT CTGCAGCATAACCATGTTGGATGACGAATTTGAAGAGGACAGGTGCCTGTGCAAAAG GAAGAAGTCTCAGAGTTGGGATGAAATAAGTATCTTGGAGACGCAGCATCCCAGCACGCAAGACACCTCCTCCACACAGCCCTGCCGCTGGGGCACAGGGAACAGGACTTG TGTTGCTGATGGTGTTAAAGAGGACTGCAGGAGTATTGAGTGCTTTCCTGAACCGCAGCCTATGAGCCCTCAACCAGACCCAGAGCCTCAGGCCGA AGAGTCACTTGAGCACCCCAAGCCACTGGACCAGGTGCAAGTCATGGACACCTCACCTGTAGGCATGCATCTCTCACTGGAGGCTGTCTCAAAGGCAGAGGGGCTGGAGGAGGACAGCACAGACAAAGTGATAGGTCATGACG agagcacacacTTTGAGGAGCTGAGGAAAGCATACATCAGGGAGAGCCGTCAGGTTCTGTTGGATAAGGCCTTTCAGGCGAGATGCAGCGATGAGGATGAAAATGACGAAGAGGCGGAAAATGGAACATTTCCTGACCTCAGTCTGGCCTCAGCTGCCGACTCTGCTGATGCTGCACACACTGATGGCAGTGAATGGAGTGGCCAGACAAGCTAA
- the LOC121710083 gene encoding protein phosphatase inhibitor 2-like isoform X4: protein MGMDDPGPSKPLKGILKGTSRQQEPTVHQMDCPMSASAAGLPQTNLQSSSGTDVANAQGRQLKGILRNNLSDSVSDSNGKKRRCSITMLDDEFEEDRCLCKRKKSQSWDEISILETQHPSTQDTSSTQPCRWGTGNRTCVADGVKEDCRSIECFPEPQPMSPQPDPEPQAEESLEHPKPLDQVQVMDTSPVGMHLSLEAVSKAEGLEEDSTDKVIGHDESTHFEELRKAYIRESRQVLLDKAFQARCSDEDENDEEAENGTFPDLSLASAADSADAAHTDGSEWSGQTS from the exons ATGGGAATGGATGACCCTGGACCATCGAAACCCCTGAAAGGTATTCTCAAGGGCACATCCCGTCAGCAAGAGCCCACTGTGCACCAAATGGACTGTCCGATGAGCGCATCTGCGGCTGGCCTACCTCAGACCAACCTGCAGAGCAGCAGTGGTACTGATGTCGCTAATGCACAGGGTCGACAGCTGAAAGGCATCCTTCGAAATAATCTCAGTGACAGTGTGTCTGACTCGAACGGGAAGAAGCGTCG CTGCAGCATAACCATGTTGGATGACGAATTTGAAGAGGACAGGTGCCTGTGCAAAAG GAAGAAGTCTCAGAGTTGGGATGAAATAAGTATCTTGGAGACGCAGCATCCCAGCACGCAAGACACCTCCTCCACACAGCCCTGCCGCTGGGGCACAGGGAACAGGACTTG TGTTGCTGATGGTGTTAAAGAGGACTGCAGGAGTATTGAGTGCTTTCCTGAACCGCAGCCTATGAGCCCTCAACCAGACCCAGAGCCTCAGGCCGA AGAGTCACTTGAGCACCCCAAGCCACTGGACCAGGTGCAAGTCATGGACACCTCACCTGTAGGCATGCATCTCTCACTGGAGGCTGTCTCAAAGGCAGAGGGGCTGGAGGAGGACAGCACAGACAAAGTGATAGGTCATGACG agagcacacacTTTGAGGAGCTGAGGAAAGCATACATCAGGGAGAGCCGTCAGGTTCTGTTGGATAAGGCCTTTCAGGCGAGATGCAGCGATGAGGATGAAAATGACGAAGAGGCGGAAAATGGAACATTTCCTGACCTCAGTCTGGCCTCAGCTGCCGACTCTGCTGATGCTGCACACACTGATGGCAGTGAATGGAGTGGCCAGACAAGCTAA
- the LOC121710083 gene encoding uncharacterized protein LOC121710083 isoform X1: protein MGMDDPGPSKPLKGILKGTSRQQEPTVHQMDCPMSASAAGLPQTNLQSSSGTDVANAQGRQLKGILRNNLSDSVSDSNGKKRRVVIKRRKCIHPVCGRKQQRWDEGNILATSCHSWLKTAAGCRDSKSGPHLCSITMLDDEFEEDRCLCKRKKSQSWDEISILETQHPSTQDTSSTQPCRWGTGNRTCVADGVKEDCRSIECFPEPQPMSPQPDPEPQAEESLEHPKPLDQVQVMDTSPVGMHLSLEAVSKAEGLEEDSTDKVIGHDESTHFEELRKAYIRESRQVLLDKAFQARCSDEDENDEEAENGTFPDLSLASAADSADAAHTDGSEWSGQTS from the exons ATGGGAATGGATGACCCTGGACCATCGAAACCCCTGAAAGGTATTCTCAAGGGCACATCCCGTCAGCAAGAGCCCACTGTGCACCAAATGGACTGTCCGATGAGCGCATCTGCGGCTGGCCTACCTCAGACCAACCTGCAGAGCAGCAGTGGTACTGATGTCGCTAATGCACAGGGTCGACAGCTGAAAGGCATCCTTCGAAATAATCTCAGTGACAGTGTGTCTGACTCGAACGGGAAGAAGCGTCG AGTTGTTATCAAAAGGAGAAAATGTATCCACCCTGTATGTGGTAGAAAGCAGCAAAGATGGGATGAAGGAAATATTCTTGCCACCAGCTGCCACTCATGGCTGAAGACTGCTGCTGGCTGCAGAGACTCCAAAAGTGGACCACATCT CTGCAGCATAACCATGTTGGATGACGAATTTGAAGAGGACAGGTGCCTGTGCAAAAG GAAGAAGTCTCAGAGTTGGGATGAAATAAGTATCTTGGAGACGCAGCATCCCAGCACGCAAGACACCTCCTCCACACAGCCCTGCCGCTGGGGCACAGGGAACAGGACTTG TGTTGCTGATGGTGTTAAAGAGGACTGCAGGAGTATTGAGTGCTTTCCTGAACCGCAGCCTATGAGCCCTCAACCAGACCCAGAGCCTCAGGCCGA AGAGTCACTTGAGCACCCCAAGCCACTGGACCAGGTGCAAGTCATGGACACCTCACCTGTAGGCATGCATCTCTCACTGGAGGCTGTCTCAAAGGCAGAGGGGCTGGAGGAGGACAGCACAGACAAAGTGATAGGTCATGACG agagcacacacTTTGAGGAGCTGAGGAAAGCATACATCAGGGAGAGCCGTCAGGTTCTGTTGGATAAGGCCTTTCAGGCGAGATGCAGCGATGAGGATGAAAATGACGAAGAGGCGGAAAATGGAACATTTCCTGACCTCAGTCTGGCCTCAGCTGCCGACTCTGCTGATGCTGCACACACTGATGGCAGTGAATGGAGTGGCCAGACAAGCTAA